Proteins encoded in a region of the Bubalus bubalis isolate 160015118507 breed Murrah chromosome 9, NDDB_SH_1, whole genome shotgun sequence genome:
- the DAPK3 gene encoding death-associated protein kinase 3 isoform X2: MSTFRQEDVEDHYEMGEELGSGQFAIVRKCRQKGTGKEYAAKFIKKRRLSSSRRGVSREEIEREVNILREIRHPNIITLHDIFENRTDVVLILELVSGGELFDFLAEKESLTEDEATQFLKQILDGVHYLHSKRIAHFDLKPENIMLLDKNVPNPRIKLIDFGIAHKIEAGNEFKNIFGTPEFVAPEIVNYEPLGLEADMWSIGVITYILLSGASPFLGETKQETLTNISAVNYDFDEEYFSNTSELAKDFIRRLLVKDPKRRMTIAQSLEHSWIKAIRRRNVRREDSGRKPERRRLKTARLKEYTIKSHSSMPPNNTYINFERFSKVLEEVAAAEEGLRGLEHSRRLFHEDLEALTAIYEEKEAWYREENESLGQDLRRLRQELHKTEALQRQAQEEAKGALLGASGLKRRFSRLENRYEALAKQVASEMRFVQDLVRAMEQEKLQEGECSLR; encoded by the exons ATGTCAACATTCAGACAGGAGGATGTGGAAGACCACTATGAGATGGGAGAGGAGCTGGGAAG CGGACAGTTTGCGATTGTGCGGAAGTGCCGGCAGAAGGGTACTGGGAAGGAGTATGCAGCCAAGTTCATCAAGAAGCGCCGCCTCTCGTCCAGCCGCCGGGGAGTGAGCCGAGAGGAGATCGAGCGGGAGGTGAATATCCTGCGGGAGATCCGGCACCCCAACATCATCACACTGCATGACATCTTTGAGAACAGGACGGACGTGGTGCTCATCCTCGAGCTGGTCTCAGGTGGTGAGCTCTTCGACTTCCTGGCCGAGAAGGAGTCACTGACCGAGGATGAGGCCACCCAGTTCCTCAAGCAGATCCTGGACGGTGTCCACTATCTGCACTCCAAGCGCATCGCCCATTTCGACCTCAAG CCAGAAAACATCATGCTCCTGGACAAGAATGtgcccaacccacggatcaagcTCATTGACTTTGGAATCGCCCATAAGATCGAGGCAGGGAACGAGTTCAAGAACATCTTTGGGACCCCGGAGTTCGTGG CTCCTGAAATTGTCAACTATGAGCCCCTGGGTCTGGAGGCAGACATGTG GAGCATTGGCGTCATCACCTACATCCT GCTGAGTGGCGCGTCCCCGTTCCTGGGTGAAACTAAGCAGGAGACCCTGACCAACATCTCGGCTGTGAACTACGACTTTGACGAGGAGTACTTCAGCAACACCAGCGAGCTGGCGAAGGACTTCATCCGCCGTCTGCTTGTCAAAGACCCCAA GAGGAGAATGACCATCGCCCAGAGCCTGGAGCACTCCTGGATCAAG GCCATCCGGCGGAGGAATGTGCGGCGGGAGGATAGCGGCCGGAAGCCAGAGCGGCGGCGCCTGAAGACGGCACGCCTCAAGGAGTACACCATCAAGTCGCACTCGAGCATGCCCCCCAACAACACCTACATCAACTTCGAGCGCTTCTCCAAAGtgctggaggaggtggcagcGGCCGAGGAGGGCCTGCGCGGGCTGGAGCACAGCCGACGCCTGTTCCATGAGGACCTTGAGGCGCTGACGGCCATCTACGAGGAGAAGGAGGCCTGGTACCGTGAGGAGAACGAGAGCCTAGGCCAGGACCTGCGGCGGCTGCGCCAGGAGCTGCACAAGACGGAGGCGCTGCAGCGGCAGGCACAGGAGGAGGCCAAGGGGGCCCTGCTCGGGGCCAGTGGGCTCAAGCGCCGCTTTAGCCGCCTGGAGAACCGCTACGAGGCGCTGGCCAAGCAGGTGGCCTCCGAGATGCGGTTCGTGCAGGATCTGGTACGCGCCATGGAGCAGGAGAAGCTGCAGGAGGGGGAGTGCAGCCTCCGCTAG
- the NMRK2 gene encoding nicotinamide riboside kinase 2: MKYIVGIGGMTNGGKTTLTNNLLKALPNCCVIHQDDFFKPQDQIAVGEDGFKQWDVLESLDMEAMLSTVQAWMSSPQKFARAHGVSVQLEASDTHILILEGFLLYSYKPLVDLYSRRYFLTIPYEECKWRRSKRSYAVPDPPGLFDGHVWPMYQKYKREMEANGVEVVYLDGMKSREELFHQVLEDIQNSLLNRS; encoded by the exons CATGACCAACGGCGGCAAGACTACCCTGACCAACAACCTCCTCAAGGCGCTGCCCAACTGCTGCGTGATCCACCAGGATGACTTCTTCAAG CCCCAAGACCAAATAGCAGTTGGGGAGGACGGCTTCAAACAGTGGGACG TGCTGGAGTCCCTGGACATGGAGGCCATGCTGAGCACCGTGCAGGCCTGGATGAGCAGCCCCCAGAAGTTCGCCCGCGCCCACGGGGTCAGCGTCCAACTGGAGGCCTCAGATACCCACATCCTCATTCTGGAAGGCTTCCTGCTCTACAGCTACAA GCCCCTGGTGGACTTGTACAGCCGAAGGTACTTCCTGACCATCCCCTACGAAGAGTGCAAGTGGAGGAGAAG taAGCGAAGCTACGCGGTCCCTGATCCCCCTGGCCTCTTCGACGGCCACGTGTGGCCTATGTACCAGAAGTATAAGCGGGAGATGGAGGCCAATGGTGTGGAAGTGG TGTACCTGGACGGCATGAAGTCCCGCGAGGAGCTTTTCCACCAGGTCCTGGAAGACATTCAGAACTCACTCCTGAACCGCTCCTAG
- the DAPK3 gene encoding death-associated protein kinase 3 isoform X1: MWKTTMRWERSWEGCWRLDVKDQGAAGLACLRLSHCGQFAIVRKCRQKGTGKEYAAKFIKKRRLSSSRRGVSREEIEREVNILREIRHPNIITLHDIFENRTDVVLILELVSGGELFDFLAEKESLTEDEATQFLKQILDGVHYLHSKRIAHFDLKPENIMLLDKNVPNPRIKLIDFGIAHKIEAGNEFKNIFGTPEFVAPEIVNYEPLGLEADMWSIGVITYILLSGASPFLGETKQETLTNISAVNYDFDEEYFSNTSELAKDFIRRLLVKDPKRRMTIAQSLEHSWIKAIRRRNVRREDSGRKPERRRLKTARLKEYTIKSHSSMPPNNTYINFERFSKVLEEVAAAEEGLRGLEHSRRLFHEDLEALTAIYEEKEAWYREENESLGQDLRRLRQELHKTEALQRQAQEEAKGALLGASGLKRRFSRLENRYEALAKQVASEMRFVQDLVRAMEQEKLQEGECSLR, encoded by the exons ATGTGGAAGACCACTATGAGATGGGAGAGGAGCTGGGAAG GCTGCTGGAGGCTTGATGTCAAGGATCAAGGTGCTGCAGGCTTGGCTTGTCTGAGGCTTTCTCATTG CGGACAGTTTGCGATTGTGCGGAAGTGCCGGCAGAAGGGTACTGGGAAGGAGTATGCAGCCAAGTTCATCAAGAAGCGCCGCCTCTCGTCCAGCCGCCGGGGAGTGAGCCGAGAGGAGATCGAGCGGGAGGTGAATATCCTGCGGGAGATCCGGCACCCCAACATCATCACACTGCATGACATCTTTGAGAACAGGACGGACGTGGTGCTCATCCTCGAGCTGGTCTCAGGTGGTGAGCTCTTCGACTTCCTGGCCGAGAAGGAGTCACTGACCGAGGATGAGGCCACCCAGTTCCTCAAGCAGATCCTGGACGGTGTCCACTATCTGCACTCCAAGCGCATCGCCCATTTCGACCTCAAG CCAGAAAACATCATGCTCCTGGACAAGAATGtgcccaacccacggatcaagcTCATTGACTTTGGAATCGCCCATAAGATCGAGGCAGGGAACGAGTTCAAGAACATCTTTGGGACCCCGGAGTTCGTGG CTCCTGAAATTGTCAACTATGAGCCCCTGGGTCTGGAGGCAGACATGTG GAGCATTGGCGTCATCACCTACATCCT GCTGAGTGGCGCGTCCCCGTTCCTGGGTGAAACTAAGCAGGAGACCCTGACCAACATCTCGGCTGTGAACTACGACTTTGACGAGGAGTACTTCAGCAACACCAGCGAGCTGGCGAAGGACTTCATCCGCCGTCTGCTTGTCAAAGACCCCAA GAGGAGAATGACCATCGCCCAGAGCCTGGAGCACTCCTGGATCAAG GCCATCCGGCGGAGGAATGTGCGGCGGGAGGATAGCGGCCGGAAGCCAGAGCGGCGGCGCCTGAAGACGGCACGCCTCAAGGAGTACACCATCAAGTCGCACTCGAGCATGCCCCCCAACAACACCTACATCAACTTCGAGCGCTTCTCCAAAGtgctggaggaggtggcagcGGCCGAGGAGGGCCTGCGCGGGCTGGAGCACAGCCGACGCCTGTTCCATGAGGACCTTGAGGCGCTGACGGCCATCTACGAGGAGAAGGAGGCCTGGTACCGTGAGGAGAACGAGAGCCTAGGCCAGGACCTGCGGCGGCTGCGCCAGGAGCTGCACAAGACGGAGGCGCTGCAGCGGCAGGCACAGGAGGAGGCCAAGGGGGCCCTGCTCGGGGCCAGTGGGCTCAAGCGCCGCTTTAGCCGCCTGGAGAACCGCTACGAGGCGCTGGCCAAGCAGGTGGCCTCCGAGATGCGGTTCGTGCAGGATCTGGTACGCGCCATGGAGCAGGAGAAGCTGCAGGAGGGGGAGTGCAGCCTCCGCTAG
- the EEF2 gene encoding elongation factor 2 — protein sequence MVNFTVDQIRAIMDKKANIRNMSVIAHVDHGKSTLTDSLVCKAGIIASARAGETRFTDTRKDEQERCITIKSTAISLFYELSENDLNFIKQSKDGSGFLINLIDSPGHVDFSSEVTAALRVTDGALVVVDCVSGVCVQTETVLRQAIAERIKPVLMMNKMDRALLELQLEPEELYQTFQRIVENVNVIISTYGEGESGPMGNIMIDPVLGTVGFGSGLHGWAFTLKQFAEMYVAKFAAKGEGQLGPAERAKKVEDMMKKLWGDRYFDPATGKFSKSANSPDGKKLPRTFCQLILDPIFKVFDAIMNFKKEETAKLIEKLDIKLDSEDKDKEGKPLLKAVMRRWLPAGDALLQMITIHLPSPVTAQKYRCELLYEGPPDDEAAMGIKSCDPKGPLMMYISKMVPTSDKGRFYAFGRVFSGLVSTGLKVRIMGPNYTPGKKEDLYLKPIQRTILMMGRYVEPIEDVPCGNIVGLVGVDQFLVKTGTITTFEHAHNMRVMKFSVSPVVRVAVEAKNPADLPKLVEGLKRLAKSDPMVQCIIEESGEHIIAGAGELHLEICLKDLEEDHACIPIKKSDPVVSYRETVSEESNVLCLSKSPNKHNRLYMKARPFPDGLAEDIDKGEVSARQELKQRARYLAEKYEWDVAEARKIWCFGPDGTGPNILTDITKGVQYLNEIKDSVVAGFQWATKEGALCEENMRGVRFDVHDVTLHADAIHRGGGQIIPTARRCLYASVLTAQPRLMEPIYLVEIQCPEQVVGGIYGVLNRKRGHVFEETQVAGTPMFVVKAYLPVNESFGFTADLRSNTGGQAFPQCVFDHWQILPGDPFDNTSRPSQVVAETRKRKGLKEGIPALDNFLDKL from the exons ATG GTGAACTTCACAGTAGACCAGATCCGGGCCATCATGGACAAGAAGGCCAACATCCGGAACATGTCTGTCATTGCCCACGTGGACCATGGCAAGTCCACTCTGACGGACTCCCTGGTGTGCAAGGCGGGTATCATCGCCTCTGCCCGGGCTGGGGAGACCCGCTTCACTGACACCCGGAAGGACGAGCAGGAGCGTTGCATCACCATCAAGTCAAC GGCCATCTCCCTTTTCTACGAGCTTTCAGAGAATGACTTGAATTTCATCAAGCAGAGCAAGGATGGCTCTGGCTTCCTCATCAACCTCATCGACTCCCCTGGGCACGTCGACTTTTCCTCAGAGGTGACAGCTGCACTCCGTGTCACTGACGGTGCCTTGGTGGTGGTGGACTGCGTGTCGG gtgtgtgtgtgcagacagAGACGGTGCTGCGCCAGGCCATCGCCGAGCGCATCAAGCCAGTGCTGATGATGAACAAGATGGACCGGGCCCTGCTTGAGCTGCAGCTGGAGCCTGAGGAGCTCTACCAAACCTTCCAGCGCATCGTGGAGAACGTCAACGTCATCATCTCCACTTACGGCGAGGGCGAGAGCGGCCCCATGGGCAACATCATG ATCGACCCCGTCCTTGGTACTGTTGGCTTCGGGTCTGGTCTCCACGGTTGGGCCTTTACCCTGAAGCAGTTTGCTGAGATGTATGTGGCCAAGTTTGCTGCCAAGGGCGAGGGACAGCTAGGGCCTGCTGAGCGGGCCAAGAAGGTGGAGGACATGATGAAAAAGCTGTGGGGAGACCG GTACTTTGATCCAGCCACCGGCAAGTTCAGCAAGTCAGCCAACAGCCCTGATGGCAAGAAGCTGCCACGGACGTTCTGCCAGCTCATCCTGGACCCAATCTTCAAG GTGTTTGATGCAATCATGAACTTCAAGAAAGAGGAGACTGCAAAACTAATTGAAAAACTAGACATCAAGTTGGACAGTGAAGATAAGGACAAGGAGGGCAAACCACTTCTGAAG GCTGTGATGCGCCGCTGGCTGCCTGCTGGGGATGCCCTGCTGCAGATGATCACCATCCACCTGCCTTCCCCTGTGACGGCCCAGAAGTACCGCTGTGAGCTCCTGTACGAGGGGCCCCCAGACGATGAGGCAGCCATGG GCATTAAAAGCTGTGATCCCAAAGGCCCTCTCATGATGTACATTTCCAAAATGGTGCCGACCTCTGACAAAGGTCGGTTCTATGCCTTCGGCCGGGTCTTCTCAGGGCTGGTGTCTACTGGCCTGAAGGTCCGCATCATGGGACCCAACTATACTCCTGGGAAGAAGGAGGACCTGTACCTGAAGCCGATCCAGAG GACAATCCTGATGATGGGCCGTTATGTGGAGCCCATCGAGGATGTGCCTTGTGGCAACATTGTGGGCCTGGTGGGCGTGGACCAGTTCCTGGTGAAGACTGGCACCATCACCACCTTTGAGCATGCCCACAACATGCGGGTGATGAAGTTCAGTGTGAGCCCTGTTGTCAGGGTCGCTGTGGAGGCCAAGAACCCGGCCGACCTGCCCAAGCTGGTGGAAGGTCTGAAGCGGCTGGCCAAGTCGGACCCCATGGTGCAG TGCATCATCGAGGAGTCCGGGGAGCACATTATCGCGGGGGCTGGGGAGCTGCACTTGGAGATCTGCCTCAAGGACCTGGAGGAGGATCACGCTTGCATCCCCATCAAG AAATCTGACCCAGTTGTCTCGTACCGGGAGACTGTCAGCGAGGAGTCGAACGTGCTCTGCCTGTCCAAGTCCCCCAACAAGCACAACAGGCTTTACATGAAGGCGCGGCCCTTCCCTGATGGCCTGGCTGAGGACATCGACAAGGGCGAGGTGTCCGCCCGCCAGGAGCTCAAGCAGCGGGCCCGCTACCTGGCTGAGAAGTACGAGTGGGATGTGGCCGAGGCCCGTAAGATCTGGTGCTTCGGCCCTGATGGCACGGGCCCCAACATCCTCACAGACATCACCAAGGGTGTGCAGTACCTCAATGAAATCAAGGACAGTGTGGTGGCTGGCTTCCAGTGGGCCACCAAAGAG GGGGCACTGTGCGAGGAGAACATGCGGGGCGTGCGCTTTGACGTCCATGATGTGACGCTGCACGCTGATGCCATCCACCGTGGGGGTGGCCAGATCATCCCCACGGCTCGACGCTGCCTGTATGCCAGTGTGCTGACTGCCCAGCCGCGGCTCATGGAGCCCATCTATCTTGTGGAGATCCAG TGTCCAGAACAAGTGGTTGGTGGCATCTACGGTGTCCTGAACAGGAAGCGGGGTCACGTCTTTGAGGAGACCCAGGTGGCCGGCACCCCCATGTTTGTTGTGAAGGCCTACCTTCCTGTCAATGAGTCCTTTG GCTTCACCGCTGACCTGAGGTCCAACACGGGCGGCCAGGCCTTCCCCCAGTGTGTGTTCGACCACTGGCAGATCCTGCCCGGTGACCCCTTTGACAACACCAGCCGCCCCAGTCAGGTAGTGGCAGAGACACGCAAGCGCAAAGGCCTGAAGGAAGGCATCCCAGCCCTGGACAACTTCCTGGACAAGTTGTAG